A genomic region of Pirellulales bacterium contains the following coding sequences:
- a CDS encoding tyrosine-type recombinase/integrase — MMTELIPVPTSALATDDTVRRLLDDFLAGLKPNTLRTYRQGLADFASFVGAADANDAAGILLAGGHGEANHLALAYRANMVERDLSANTINNRLAAIRSLVKLARTLGMIGWAIDVGNVKARPYRDTAGCGATGYRLLLEYLDRRANTKTIRDRAIVRLLFERALRRNEVASLDVAHLDVDAGTIGVLGKGHTDRETLTLPEPTRRALADWLAIRGNEPGPLFINLDRARKGTGRLTGAGIFAIVTALGDATGQRVRPHGLRHAAITKALDATGGDVRAVQKFSRHAKVDTVLVYDDARRDLGGDVAKLVAGN, encoded by the coding sequence ATGATGACCGAATTGATTCCCGTTCCCACCAGCGCGCTGGCGACCGACGACACGGTTCGCCGCTTGCTCGACGATTTTCTGGCCGGCTTGAAGCCGAACACGCTGCGGACCTACCGGCAGGGGCTTGCCGACTTCGCGTCGTTTGTCGGCGCGGCGGATGCCAACGACGCGGCCGGGATCCTACTGGCCGGCGGCCACGGCGAGGCGAACCACTTGGCGCTGGCCTATCGCGCCAACATGGTCGAGCGCGACCTATCGGCCAACACGATCAACAATCGCTTGGCCGCGATCCGGTCGCTGGTGAAGCTGGCCCGGACGCTGGGGATGATCGGCTGGGCCATCGACGTGGGGAATGTAAAGGCGCGCCCCTATCGCGACACGGCCGGCTGCGGCGCCACGGGCTATCGGTTATTGCTCGAATACCTCGACCGTCGCGCCAACACCAAGACGATCCGCGACCGGGCGATTGTCCGACTGCTATTCGAGCGCGCCTTGCGACGAAACGAAGTGGCATCGCTCGACGTGGCGCACCTCGACGTCGACGCGGGGACCATTGGCGTTCTCGGCAAGGGGCACACGGACCGCGAGACACTGACGCTGCCCGAGCCGACCCGACGGGCGCTGGCCGACTGGCTGGCGATCCGCGGCAACGAGCCGGGACCGCTCTTCATCAACCTCGACCGGGCCAGGAAGGGCACCGGCCGCCTGACCGGCGCCGGTATCTTTGCGATCGTGACGGCGCTGGGGGATGCGACGGGCCAGCGGGTCCGCCCCCACGGCCTGCGCCATGCGGCCATCACCAAAGCACTCGACGCCACGGGTGGCGACGTTCGCGCCGTCCAGAAGTTCAGCCGCCACGCGAAGGTGGATACCGTGCTGGTCTACGACGACGCCCGCCGCGACCTCGGCGGCGACGTGGCCAAGCTTGTGGCTGGCAATTAG
- a CDS encoding CHAT domain-containing protein, whose translation MAITIATLWKVSDDASRSLMIEMYENLWGEKKMSKLEALRQAQLSMLREGVKRGLDFKDDQPPNRDHRLPPYYWAAFVLSGDWR comes from the coding sequence GTGGCAATCACGATCGCCACGCTCTGGAAGGTGAGCGACGATGCCTCGCGGAGCCTGATGATCGAGATGTATGAAAACCTGTGGGGCGAGAAGAAGATGTCGAAACTCGAAGCCCTACGGCAGGCGCAATTGAGCATGCTCCGTGAAGGTGTGAAGCGCGGATTGGATTTCAAGGACGATCAGCCGCCCAATAGAGATCACCGCTTGCCCCCTTACTATTGGGCGGCGTTCGTACTCAGCGGTGATTGGCGCTGA